ATCAAAGGTGTAAAAGAGGCAATACCTTATGCAAAAGATTCAGGAATAAAGATTGGTATAGAAAATGTCTGGAATGGTTTCTTAACAGACCCTATGGCTTTAAAATTGTTTATAGACCAGTTTAAAAGCAGTTATGTGGGCTCTTACTTTGATGCAGGGAACTGTATTATTAACGGGTTTCCTCAACATTGGATAGAGATACTTGGGAAACGTATTTTAGCTGTACATATTAAAAATTTCAAAAGAAAGAATTTTGCTGGCGGGCTTAGTTGCTTTGGCGACGATTTATTGGAAGGTGATTTGGACTATGAAGCAGTAAAAAAATCTCTTATAAAAATCGGATATAAAGGTCCTATAACAGTAGAGATGGTTCCTTTCTCAAGAGAACCAAACCTTGTTCTACCAGATATGGAGTTAGCTTATGATACAGCAAAAAAGATGCTAAAAGTATTTAGGAAAAAATAATCTTATTTAAAAGAAACTATAAGATTCTAACATCAAAAAAGCCTTCGTGAGTCCTTAGGGGTTTGCAGAGAGGTTAAAGGGATGAGGTTACCCCCTGCTTGTCGTTCAGGACTTATCCGGAATCTCGCTTTTCTTACTACCAGCGTGGATTAAGTGAGAGATCCTGGAACAAGTTCAGGATGACAAATTGTGGCGAGTAGAAGGAATTTAAGGATAAATACTGAGATTGCCATGTCGTAAATAGCACTCTTCGCAATGACAAACAAAGGCAAAAAACACAAAAGTTCTCCCTCAGAGCAACTGTCG
This region of bacterium genomic DNA includes:
- a CDS encoding sugar phosphate isomerase/epimerase is translated as MKNVLQMNYWTIGGFHAETPLEKALQEIKKMGLDGLELTYGAGEFAPGITEKRCKEVAKIAKDLNIKIATCGTDFYMHTPLASTLKSKRKKALEFSKRYFNDSSLIGAKVCLVVPGSVWVPWDEKQPIVPYKTVWENSIKGVKEAIPYAKDSGIKIGIENVWNGFLTDPMALKLFIDQFKSSYVGSYFDAGNCIINGFPQHWIEILGKRILAVHIKNFKRKNFAGGLSCFGDDLLEGDLDYEAVKKSLIKIGYKGPITVEMVPFSREPNLVLPDMELAYDTAKKMLKVFRKK